One region of Natronorubrum aibiense genomic DNA includes:
- a CDS encoding ABC transporter substrate-binding protein, with protein sequence MTDTERWETELGATAERADRDGALNRRRLLKATTGVAAGISVSGCLDSYETLAGSTDSDDDDPVTIGVLAPNPDSDYIGRSIVRAAEVAVTELNDDGGINGRDVEMAVGDTNESPLEARRQYQRLVLEEGADVTVGVFTSEALMNIVDNIAEQETIHLTSGAATTEVSRLVNEEYDRYKYHFRVGPINDYDLGRTQVDFMDDMASKIGWESVALLAEDYAWTEVPWDVYQEQLAETGVDIVMQERYPPATDDFSDIYDRVEAAGADVAFITAAHTGNEALADWAAPQRPFAFGGIHVPMQLPAYYEQARHPQTDAPLAEYGVTYDSATAQSTTTSKTQDFVNHYQEMFDGSNPVYTGYHTYDGIKLFAETATEVGTVDSDDLIPALEDASFTGTVGTLEFYGRDHQVEGKEYGHTHDIVYGEDAHHPIYSQWQADDGGEGVQEIIWPEREATAEYAEPDWL encoded by the coding sequence ATGACCGATACCGAGCGATGGGAAACGGAGTTGGGAGCGACAGCGGAGCGGGCCGATCGGGATGGGGCGCTGAACCGACGGCGACTGCTCAAAGCGACGACCGGTGTTGCGGCTGGCATCTCGGTTTCCGGCTGTCTCGATTCCTACGAAACGCTCGCCGGGAGCACCGACAGCGACGACGATGACCCGGTCACGATCGGCGTGCTGGCTCCGAACCCGGACAGCGACTACATCGGTCGGTCGATCGTTCGCGCGGCGGAAGTCGCCGTTACGGAACTCAACGACGACGGCGGGATCAACGGTCGGGACGTCGAGATGGCCGTCGGCGACACGAACGAGAGCCCGCTTGAGGCCCGTCGCCAGTACCAGCGACTCGTCCTCGAGGAAGGGGCCGACGTGACGGTCGGCGTCTTCACGAGCGAGGCGCTCATGAACATCGTCGACAACATCGCCGAACAGGAGACGATCCACCTCACGTCCGGCGCAGCGACGACGGAAGTGAGTCGGCTGGTCAACGAGGAGTACGACCGGTACAAGTATCACTTCCGCGTCGGCCCGATCAACGACTACGACCTCGGTCGGACGCAGGTCGACTTCATGGACGACATGGCGTCGAAAATCGGGTGGGAGTCCGTCGCCCTCCTTGCCGAAGATTATGCCTGGACTGAAGTGCCGTGGGACGTCTATCAGGAGCAGCTTGCAGAGACCGGCGTCGACATCGTGATGCAAGAACGGTATCCACCGGCGACGGACGACTTCTCGGACATCTACGATCGCGTCGAAGCCGCCGGTGCCGACGTGGCGTTCATCACGGCTGCACACACCGGAAACGAGGCGTTGGCCGACTGGGCGGCCCCACAGCGTCCGTTCGCGTTCGGTGGCATTCACGTCCCGATGCAGCTGCCGGCGTACTACGAGCAGGCCCGTCATCCACAGACCGATGCACCGCTGGCCGAGTACGGTGTCACGTACGACAGCGCAACAGCACAGAGTACGACCACCTCGAAGACACAGGACTTCGTCAACCACTACCAGGAGATGTTCGATGGATCGAATCCGGTCTACACCGGCTACCACACCTACGACGGAATCAAACTCTTCGCCGAGACGGCGACCGAGGTCGGAACCGTCGACTCTGACGACCTGATCCCGGCACTCGAGGACGCCTCCTTTACCGGCACGGTCGGCACGCTCGAGTTCTACGGTCGAGATCACCAGGTCGAGGGCAAAGAGTACGGCCACACTCACGACATCGTCTACGGCGAGGATGCCCACCACCCGATTTACTCCCAGTGGCAGGCCGACGACGGCGGGGAGGGTGTCCAGGAAATCATCTGGCCAGAACGCGAGGCGACGGCCGAGTACGCCGAACCCGACTGGCTCTGA
- a CDS encoding polysaccharide deacetylase family protein, producing MNRRAYLAAGVSLCLAGCTASRRSDSRATTDGDDESTADPGTEPTTDSIATHPNAAGTDDDFSDLDVWEVAGGTLTADPGRAVVGSQSARLLTHSSEGATQLAKRFTEPRDLSDVVPGVAVAADGFVTPWIRFVDTDGNRLDCRRSVSGELPLMRYNFGIEAVDSTFDETRVREIHLQLWTKDGTRRTVWFDDLHFTPRPETGLVSIQFDDGSATDYTEALPILEEYGYTATTFINPVSIDSGEDWLTTTQLSALDDAGWCIANHTWSHARLPELSRTEQAAEIREGKRWLLERGFDDGADYFAYPYGRYDATTLELVADEHSIGFAAGRPAQGYLTNPRLASRLGEPGTDRLRTALERTATHRGITSVLYHRLAGDDLETFETLVETIHEYESRGELEVVLPSDLERDALF from the coding sequence ATGAACCGACGAGCGTATCTCGCCGCTGGCGTGTCCCTCTGTCTGGCGGGCTGTACCGCTTCGCGTCGATCCGACTCGAGGGCAACGACTGACGGCGACGACGAATCGACCGCCGACCCCGGCACCGAGCCGACCACTGACTCGATCGCCACACACCCCAACGCTGCCGGGACGGACGACGATTTCTCGGATCTCGACGTGTGGGAGGTCGCCGGTGGCACGCTCACGGCGGATCCGGGCCGGGCCGTCGTCGGCTCCCAGAGCGCTCGGCTCCTGACTCACTCGTCCGAAGGGGCGACCCAACTCGCAAAGCGGTTCACGGAGCCGCGCGATCTCAGCGACGTCGTCCCCGGTGTCGCGGTCGCGGCGGATGGGTTCGTCACGCCGTGGATTCGATTTGTCGACACCGACGGCAACCGGCTCGATTGCCGACGCAGCGTCTCCGGCGAGTTGCCACTCATGCGGTACAACTTCGGCATCGAAGCAGTCGATTCGACATTCGACGAGACACGAGTCCGCGAAATCCACCTCCAACTCTGGACCAAAGATGGGACTCGGCGGACGGTCTGGTTCGACGACCTCCACTTCACGCCACGCCCGGAGACTGGACTGGTATCGATCCAGTTCGACGACGGGAGCGCCACCGATTACACCGAAGCGTTACCGATACTCGAGGAGTACGGCTACACCGCGACGACGTTCATCAATCCCGTCTCGATCGACAGCGGCGAGGACTGGCTCACGACCACCCAACTTTCCGCGCTCGACGACGCCGGCTGGTGTATCGCAAACCACACGTGGAGTCACGCCCGACTGCCCGAACTCAGTCGTACCGAACAGGCAGCCGAGATACGCGAGGGCAAACGGTGGCTGCTCGAGCGAGGCTTCGACGACGGAGCCGACTACTTCGCCTACCCGTACGGCCGCTACGATGCGACGACGCTCGAACTCGTCGCCGACGAACACTCGATTGGCTTTGCCGCCGGTCGTCCAGCACAAGGCTATCTCACGAACCCCCGTCTGGCGTCCCGGCTCGGCGAACCGGGGACTGACCGCCTCCGGACGGCACTCGAGCGAACCGCCACCCACCGCGGGATCACGTCGGTGTTGTACCACCGACTCGCGGGTGACGACCTCGAAACGTTCGAGACGCTGGTCGAGACGATCCACGAGTACGAATCGAGAGGAGAACTCGAGGTCGTTCTGCCGTCCGACCTCGAGCGAGACGCGCTGTTTTGA
- a CDS encoding DUF6149 family protein has protein sequence MKLRQNARHFASRKALETPVVRSVATSGLVRLHTKVFLKKADPAHRDERKEHLDGLFDATIDTYLRALQDGYSEAEAREITHVQANFDFYNHGWTEMMEFPADELEAHYDRYREFFEPWGITIDDPLGQFAPPAGLPEAPSTPERLEDPEHPHAEGGFADDVYVETDDGDLVVGGQDEPEDADVSKAVGVGDDDLEEH, from the coding sequence ATGAAACTACGCCAGAACGCTCGTCATTTCGCCTCACGGAAGGCCCTCGAGACACCCGTCGTTCGGTCGGTCGCGACGTCCGGACTCGTTCGGCTGCACACGAAGGTCTTTCTCAAAAAAGCCGATCCGGCCCACCGAGACGAGCGCAAGGAGCACCTCGACGGTCTCTTCGATGCGACCATCGACACCTACCTGCGTGCGTTGCAGGACGGCTACTCCGAGGCCGAAGCACGCGAGATCACGCACGTTCAGGCTAATTTCGACTTCTACAACCACGGCTGGACCGAGATGATGGAGTTCCCTGCTGACGAACTCGAGGCCCACTACGACCGCTATCGGGAGTTCTTCGAGCCCTGGGGGATCACGATCGACGACCCACTCGGCCAGTTCGCGCCACCGGCGGGACTTCCCGAGGCACCGTCGACGCCGGAGCGACTCGAGGACCCGGAGCATCCCCACGCCGAGGGTGGGTTCGCCGACGACGTCTACGTCGAAACCGACGACGGCGACCTCGTCGTCGGTGGACAGGACGAACCCGAGGACGCCGACGTCTCGAAGGCCGTCGGCGTCGGTGACGACGACCTCGAGGAACACTGA
- a CDS encoding RNA-guided endonuclease InsQ/TnpB family protein, which translates to MAIQVTRTYVGSIQNRRQVCDDLDLLGDSASKIWNVARWTADRIWDATGEIPDEGTLKAYMKNQACWKDLNAQSSQKVIEELSDAFQSWFDLRQKDGKANPPGYRKHGDTRPKSTITFKADGFKHDPENNRVRLSKGSNLKENWSDFILCEYQTRPDVDLSEVNKVQNVRTVWNGDEWELHFVCKVDLETADSAGDGVAGIDLGITNIATVAFPNEYVLYPGNSLKQDKHYFTRAEYDTEGENGPSEKSMWARRKLADRETQFYHVLTDAIITECVERGVGTLAVSWPEDVRKYDWGKTGNKKLHSWAFDRIYQYLEYKGEIRGVEVLKENEWDTSKTCSHCGDDTKSNRVERGLYVCSSCELVANADCNGAENMRQKITPSPHGEDRSNGCVAQPSVHLFDRESGTFHTREQVVS; encoded by the coding sequence ATGGCGATTCAGGTCACTCGCACCTATGTTGGTTCCATTCAGAACCGGCGACAGGTCTGCGATGACCTGGATTTGCTCGGAGACTCCGCCTCGAAGATCTGGAACGTCGCACGCTGGACAGCCGACCGCATCTGGGATGCAACCGGCGAGATTCCCGATGAAGGGACGCTCAAAGCGTACATGAAGAACCAAGCGTGCTGGAAAGACCTAAACGCACAATCCAGTCAGAAAGTCATCGAAGAACTTTCTGACGCTTTCCAGTCGTGGTTCGATCTACGACAGAAAGACGGCAAGGCGAATCCGCCAGGCTACCGCAAACACGGCGACACCCGACCCAAGAGTACGATTACGTTCAAAGCAGACGGCTTCAAACACGACCCCGAGAATAACCGAGTCAGACTCTCGAAAGGGTCGAACCTGAAAGAGAACTGGTCGGACTTCATCCTTTGTGAGTACCAGACCCGGCCAGACGTCGACCTCTCAGAAGTCAACAAGGTACAGAACGTTCGTACGGTCTGGAACGGCGACGAATGGGAGCTGCACTTCGTCTGTAAAGTCGATCTCGAAACCGCGGATTCAGCAGGTGACGGCGTAGCAGGCATCGACCTCGGCATCACGAACATTGCCACGGTTGCCTTCCCGAACGAGTACGTCCTGTACCCCGGCAACTCGCTCAAGCAGGACAAGCACTACTTCACCCGAGCTGAGTACGATACTGAAGGTGAGAACGGCCCATCGGAGAAGTCGATGTGGGCACGGAGAAAGCTCGCTGACCGTGAGACACAGTTCTACCACGTTCTCACAGACGCCATCATCACGGAATGTGTCGAACGCGGTGTTGGAACGCTCGCGGTGAGTTGGCCTGAAGATGTGCGTAAGTATGATTGGGGCAAGACCGGGAACAAGAAGTTGCATTCGTGGGCATTCGACCGCATCTACCAGTACCTCGAATACAAAGGCGAAATACGTGGCGTCGAGGTGCTAAAGGAGAACGAGTGGGACACTTCGAAGACCTGCTCGCACTGTGGCGACGACACGAAGTCAAACCGGGTCGAACGTGGCCTGTACGTTTGTTCGTCGTGTGAGTTGGTAGCAAACGCTGATTGTAATGGGGCGGAGAATATGCGCCAGAAGATAACTCCGAGTCCTCACGGTGAGGATAGGAGTAACGGCTGTGTGGCACAGCCATCGGTACACCTGTTCGACCGCGAGAGCGGGACGTTTCACACGAGAGAACAGGTCGTGTCGTAG
- a CDS encoding NAD(P)/FAD-dependent oxidoreductase — MTQYVIIGDGISGSSAAETLREKDPDAQITVITDEGEPLYNRILIKEHAKGKLPEAPISIHDEGWYEERDIDLSLNTHVTSVDTDAKVVHTHDSGDLEYDKLLVATGGTPTQLPVDNSDADGIHHFWTFEDARGIREHAEQSDTGVIVGAGLLGIDFAAVCGAQGIEANYLMRGDRWWRYALSADGAEIMHEGMRDVGVEPVFDSGVDHFETGDDGHVTAAVDPNGDRYECDFAGVAIGLSFNTEFLRGAGLEEDNGIIVDEFMQTNVDDVYAAGDLTRFHDVLLGEQAQNGSWGSAKEQGRIAAVNMAADDEAEQFEWVSSYSITHFDFPFLSFGHPTLGDEYAERKYSDTEWRRIAFKDGKVVGGVLIGDLSPQTALKQLMREQRVVADQKEVLLEKSVDLDELAPTQEQ, encoded by the coding sequence ATGACCCAGTACGTGATCATCGGTGACGGGATCTCGGGCAGTTCGGCTGCCGAGACCCTCCGGGAGAAAGACCCGGATGCACAGATTACCGTCATCACCGATGAGGGGGAGCCACTGTATAACCGGATTCTCATCAAAGAACACGCCAAGGGGAAACTCCCCGAAGCACCGATCTCGATCCACGACGAAGGGTGGTACGAGGAGCGCGACATCGACCTCTCGCTTAACACCCACGTCACGAGCGTCGACACCGACGCGAAGGTCGTCCACACTCACGACAGCGGCGACCTCGAGTACGACAAGCTGCTGGTCGCTACAGGCGGGACGCCGACCCAGCTGCCGGTCGACAACAGCGACGCCGACGGCATCCACCACTTCTGGACGTTCGAAGACGCCCGTGGCATCCGCGAGCACGCCGAACAGTCCGACACAGGCGTTATCGTCGGTGCCGGTCTCCTCGGCATCGACTTCGCGGCCGTCTGTGGGGCACAGGGAATCGAGGCCAACTACCTGATGCGTGGCGACCGCTGGTGGCGCTATGCCCTCTCGGCCGACGGTGCCGAGATCATGCACGAGGGAATGCGCGACGTCGGCGTCGAGCCCGTCTTCGACAGCGGCGTCGACCACTTCGAGACCGGCGACGACGGTCACGTCACGGCTGCCGTCGACCCCAACGGCGACCGCTACGAATGCGACTTCGCTGGCGTCGCGATCGGGCTCTCCTTTAACACCGAGTTCCTCCGTGGGGCCGGCCTCGAGGAGGACAACGGAATCATCGTCGACGAGTTCATGCAGACGAACGTCGACGACGTCTACGCTGCCGGTGACCTCACGCGCTTCCACGACGTGTTGCTCGGCGAGCAGGCCCAGAACGGCTCGTGGGGCTCGGCGAAAGAACAGGGTCGCATCGCCGCCGTCAACATGGCCGCGGACGACGAAGCCGAGCAGTTCGAGTGGGTGTCCTCGTACTCGATCACCCACTTCGACTTCCCGTTCCTGTCGTTCGGTCACCCGACGCTCGGCGACGAATACGCCGAACGCAAGTACAGTGACACCGAGTGGCGTCGCATCGCCTTCAAAGACGGCAAGGTTGTTGGCGGTGTCCTCATCGGCGATCTGTCGCCCCAGACCGCGTTGAAACAGCTGATGCGCGAACAGCGCGTCGTTGCCGACCAGAAAGAAGTCCTTCTCGAGAAATCCGTCGACCTCGACGAGCTCGCGCCGACACAGGAGCAGTAA
- a CDS encoding DUF7124 domain-containing protein, which translates to MNGGSDMTLAFELEALKELASPETVFEDARGWTEYIGVVSEKPTYVVTNFTRKNRIRQDFFSGPRGKAESLEGVKGQFDTDRYVFIGSSDADEQLADDVGWEYLAVEDAADAADWILATNVESEDDDPEPVRDDWP; encoded by the coding sequence ATGAACGGCGGCAGCGACATGACCCTCGCGTTCGAACTCGAGGCGCTGAAAGAACTCGCCTCCCCCGAGACCGTCTTCGAAGACGCCAGAGGCTGGACCGAGTACATCGGCGTCGTCTCCGAGAAACCCACCTACGTCGTGACGAACTTCACGCGAAAGAACCGCATCCGGCAGGACTTCTTCTCCGGCCCGCGCGGGAAAGCCGAGAGTCTCGAGGGCGTCAAAGGTCAGTTCGACACCGACCGATACGTCTTCATCGGCTCGAGCGACGCTGACGAACAGTTGGCCGACGATGTCGGCTGGGAGTACCTCGCCGTCGAGGACGCCGCCGACGCCGCCGACTGGATCCTTGCGACGAACGTCGAAAGCGAAGACGACGATCCCGAGCCGGTTCGGGACGACTGGCCCTAA
- a CDS encoding winged helix-turn-helix domain-containing protein: MSPASDPQIDDEIVDALSSLGNRSRLEILLALADAQWQRQEQWLTMSFTELYDAVDIASTSQFSYHLEQLLGWFIAETSEGYRLTYGGDKIVRTICSGLYESTHAFDDVAVGGCCVFCRDDSLVATVDEERFVVRCRDCETPLLVDLLPRSQTRNRSPQAVVDSVGYRIWSTYTLVRGGVCPECYGAVDTSVDAHDHDDVTAYTLVHTCRECRFMVHMPLEVTAAFHPAAVGFLWEHGISMLETPLWEFFEFIVTETITTDVASTDPLEAVVELTFDDETLRLAIDDTFRVTPVSTDEC; the protein is encoded by the coding sequence ATGAGTCCAGCATCCGACCCGCAGATCGACGACGAGATCGTCGATGCACTCAGCTCGCTCGGCAACCGCAGTCGACTCGAGATTCTTCTCGCACTCGCCGATGCACAGTGGCAACGTCAGGAACAGTGGCTGACGATGTCGTTTACGGAGCTGTACGACGCCGTCGACATCGCGAGTACGTCACAGTTTTCCTACCACCTCGAGCAGCTACTCGGCTGGTTCATCGCTGAGACGTCCGAGGGGTATCGGTTGACCTACGGTGGCGACAAAATCGTGCGGACGATCTGCTCTGGACTCTACGAGAGTACCCACGCGTTCGACGACGTCGCCGTCGGTGGGTGCTGTGTGTTCTGTCGCGACGACTCGCTCGTTGCAACGGTCGACGAGGAGCGGTTCGTCGTTCGGTGTCGCGACTGCGAGACGCCGCTGCTGGTCGATCTCTTACCGCGGAGCCAGACGCGAAATCGGTCCCCGCAGGCCGTCGTCGACAGCGTCGGGTACCGCATCTGGAGTACGTACACGCTGGTTCGCGGGGGTGTCTGTCCCGAGTGTTACGGAGCGGTCGATACCTCCGTCGACGCGCACGACCACGACGACGTCACGGCGTACACGCTCGTGCACACGTGTCGTGAGTGTCGGTTTATGGTTCATATGCCCCTCGAGGTGACGGCGGCGTTTCACCCCGCCGCGGTGGGGTTTTTGTGGGAGCACGGCATCTCGATGCTCGAGACGCCGCTCTGGGAGTTCTTCGAGTTCATCGTCACGGAGACGATCACGACCGACGTCGCGAGCACTGATCCGCTCGAGGCGGTGGTCGAGTTAACGTTCGACGACGAGACGCTTCGGCTCGCGATTGACGACACCTTTCGGGTCACGCCTGTCTCGACTGACGAGTGCTGA
- a CDS encoding ABC transporter ATP-binding protein, producing the protein MPAIELEGLTKRFGDVVAVDGLDLTVEEGEIFGFLGPNGAGKSTTIDTLLDFIRPTEGTVTVLGHDAQTEGETVRSRTGVLPDAYHVYDRLTGRQHVEFAIEMKGVDDDPEALLERVRVADAADRKAGGYSKGMRQRLVLAMALVGDPDLLVLDEPSTGLDPNGAREMREIIRQENDRGTTVFFSSHIMEQVEAVCDRVAIIDDGHLVAVDTIDGLRDATEIGETLYVYVSTLDERVLERVRGLEGVGTAAIDDGRLRVTVDGVSKFAVLYAIGEVATVQDFSVVESSLEDLFVRYTNEGREVEA; encoded by the coding sequence ATGCCTGCGATTGAACTCGAGGGGCTGACGAAACGCTTCGGCGACGTCGTCGCCGTCGACGGCCTCGATCTGACCGTCGAAGAGGGCGAGATCTTCGGCTTTCTGGGTCCGAACGGGGCCGGGAAGTCGACGACGATCGACACGCTGCTCGATTTCATCCGTCCGACCGAGGGCACTGTGACCGTCCTCGGTCACGATGCCCAGACCGAAGGCGAAACGGTCCGGAGCCGAACCGGCGTGCTCCCCGACGCTTACCACGTCTATGACCGACTGACCGGCCGCCAGCACGTCGAGTTCGCCATCGAGATGAAAGGCGTCGACGACGACCCCGAGGCGTTACTCGAGCGTGTCCGGGTCGCCGACGCCGCCGACCGGAAGGCGGGCGGCTACTCGAAGGGGATGCGCCAACGACTGGTACTCGCCATGGCGCTGGTTGGCGACCCCGACCTGCTCGTCTTGGACGAACCCTCGACGGGCCTCGATCCGAACGGAGCCCGCGAGATGCGCGAGATCATCCGCCAGGAGAACGACCGTGGAACGACCGTCTTCTTCTCGAGTCACATCATGGAGCAAGTCGAGGCGGTCTGTGATCGCGTCGCGATCATCGATGACGGCCACCTCGTCGCCGTCGATACGATCGACGGCCTTCGGGACGCGACGGAGATCGGCGAAACGCTGTACGTCTACGTCTCGACGCTCGACGAGCGTGTTCTTGAGCGAGTCCGGGGACTCGAGGGTGTCGGGACGGCGGCGATCGACGACGGACGGTTGCGGGTGACCGTCGACGGCGTCTCGAAGTTCGCCGTCTTGTACGCGATCGGCGAGGTGGCCACGGTGCAGGACTTCTCGGTCGTCGAATCGTCGCTCGAGGACCTGTTCGTCCGCTACACGAACGAGGGACGAGAGGTCGAAGCATGA
- a CDS encoding ABC transporter permease subunit: MTWHVVAKKDFRDAVQSRALWALVAVFVVVSIVSTYAYVEVPEMFGSPGGATFGGLIFFTIGLIGLFVPLAAIVVCYKSLAGERELGSIKLLLSLPTTRGQVFAGKVVGRAAVLAFGLGVGLLVGLGFGAALLGEVDTAAMVVFVLATVAFTTVYASIIVGISATTGSTSRATTLALGFFVVFELLWDVIPMGILYVVEGFSLPTTIPDWMYPLMQIAPSSAYFSAIVALLPDVAQRVNAEPAQAGSGVNVAAAEAEPFYTSPEIGLVVLAGWLVVSVAVGYVLFNESDF; this comes from the coding sequence ATGACCTGGCACGTCGTCGCGAAGAAGGATTTTCGGGATGCCGTCCAGTCGCGGGCGCTGTGGGCGCTCGTTGCCGTCTTTGTCGTCGTCTCGATCGTGTCGACGTACGCGTACGTCGAAGTCCCCGAGATGTTCGGCTCGCCTGGTGGGGCGACCTTCGGCGGGTTGATCTTCTTTACGATCGGGCTCATTGGGTTGTTCGTACCGCTGGCAGCGATCGTCGTCTGCTACAAGTCTCTCGCGGGCGAGCGCGAACTCGGGAGCATCAAACTGTTGCTCTCCCTGCCAACGACTCGCGGGCAAGTCTTTGCCGGAAAGGTTGTCGGCCGAGCCGCCGTCCTCGCGTTCGGGCTCGGTGTTGGCCTCCTCGTCGGTCTCGGATTTGGTGCCGCGTTGCTCGGCGAGGTCGACACCGCCGCAATGGTCGTATTCGTACTCGCGACGGTTGCGTTCACGACCGTCTACGCGTCGATCATCGTCGGTATCTCGGCGACAACCGGGTCGACGTCGCGTGCAACGACGCTGGCGCTCGGCTTCTTCGTCGTGTTCGAGTTGCTGTGGGACGTGATTCCGATGGGAATCCTCTACGTCGTCGAGGGGTTTTCGCTCCCGACGACGATTCCCGACTGGATGTACCCCCTGATGCAGATCGCGCCGTCCTCGGCGTACTTCTCGGCGATCGTCGCGCTGTTGCCAGACGTTGCACAGCGCGTCAACGCTGAGCCGGCGCAGGCGGGTTCCGGCGTCAACGTGGCGGCCGCCGAAGCCGAGCCGTTCTACACGTCTCCCGAAATCGGACTCGTCGTCCTCGCAGGCTGGCTGGTCGTCTCGGTCGCCGTCGGCTACGTCCTGTTCAACGAGTCGGATTTCTAA
- a CDS encoding TrmB family transcriptional regulator, translated as MVSQTSMYLKELGLSKYEANAYACLLQRGTSTAQEVSDGADVPQPRVYDALDSLEQKGFVDVQPGRPKKYSPIEPDTAINRFCDFKERQHNQELSRMQRLGDHLIDAIEDQTTLEGRSEICWTYSDRYRILEKLSELTAATTSEIRMITTPYSFERILNHHVEQLADKADDGIPIQAIVSENGNVSPVVYERATDIMDIRRVENIEGRIYLYDNAHVLTAFAASDTDGYVGISTTSDSLYRTQSQLFDLLWTSGREASHRSAGTDSGTVRAGDDAV; from the coding sequence ATGGTGTCACAGACGTCAATGTACTTGAAGGAACTCGGATTATCCAAGTACGAAGCGAACGCCTACGCATGCCTCTTGCAACGAGGGACGTCAACTGCACAGGAAGTGTCCGACGGTGCCGACGTGCCACAACCGCGCGTGTACGACGCACTCGACAGTCTCGAACAGAAAGGATTCGTTGACGTACAGCCAGGTCGGCCAAAAAAGTACAGTCCGATCGAACCAGACACCGCCATCAACCGGTTCTGTGACTTCAAAGAGCGTCAGCACAACCAGGAGCTATCCCGAATGCAGCGTCTCGGTGACCATCTCATAGACGCAATCGAAGACCAGACGACACTTGAAGGGCGGTCGGAAATCTGCTGGACCTACTCCGACCGCTATCGAATTCTCGAGAAACTGTCCGAACTCACAGCCGCTACCACGTCGGAGATTCGAATGATAACAACACCGTACAGCTTCGAACGGATTCTCAACCATCACGTCGAACAGCTCGCCGACAAGGCAGACGATGGGATCCCCATTCAGGCGATTGTTTCCGAGAATGGAAACGTTTCGCCTGTCGTTTACGAACGAGCAACCGATATTATGGATATTCGACGAGTTGAGAACATCGAAGGCCGGATCTATCTCTACGATAACGCTCACGTACTAACCGCGTTCGCTGCCAGCGACACCGATGGTTACGTCGGTATCTCTACTACGAGCGATTCCTTGTACAGGACGCAGTCTCAGCTGTTCGATCTGCTCTGGACGAGCGGACGAGAGGCGAGTCACCGATCCGCCGGAACCGATTCCGGGACCGTTCGTGCGGGAGATGACGCCGTCTAA